One Candidatus Babeliales bacterium genomic region harbors:
- a CDS encoding ATP-grasp domain-containing protein: MLKVGVLLGGKSIEREVSLNSGRTICDHLDTQLFEVLPIFQTAAGDLYLLPWSFLYRGKIADFEHRLEKEAQKIIWDDLPSLVDFMYIATHGKYAEDGRLQAMLELLKIPYLGSKVFGSSLGMNKLLHNHFLHFQGIETPKCFGLTVHEVKLYDVIQIQKKFEEKNITFPVVVKPQNEGSSFGVFVVHGPEKLQEFITKACFISGSVGQGVLIEEKIVGMEFTCIILTDYINNQFLPLPPTEILLQKGAEIFDYQQKYMPGAANERTPASCSAQDLQLIQDTCVKAMQALQFTNMARIDGFLTADKRVIIIDSNPLSGMGPATFLFRQAAEVGIGHGQLINHLIKTELKSYNMEKQVKKQVESKKIRVAVLLGGPSNEKETSFNSGRNVCYKLSPEKYDVTPVFVDNNMKLHILDNRLLVHTSTREVQANIAQAKAISWSDLKNITDFVFIALHGGPGENGIVQGTLEMLGLPYNGPSVFASALCMDKYKTGQFLRAQGFQVPQSLLLSKEEWQQKNMESVNAFTENVGFPCIVKPHDDGCSVMVFSPKNEQELQEALQAIFMQKQSVLLEERIFGMELTVGVVGNENPRALAPSESVAKAGILSSEEKFLPGAGENQTPARLSPEDIALVQKTVKDAYVAMTCAGYSRIDCFFQTAEQSPTGKKRVVILECNTLPALTPATCLFHQAAEEGLRPMDLLDEIVQLGFQAHQQDEVVSVDQILQSHKQL; the protein is encoded by the coding sequence ATGTTAAAAGTTGGTGTGCTGTTGGGCGGAAAATCGATTGAGCGAGAAGTATCGCTTAATTCTGGCAGAACAATTTGTGATCATTTAGACACGCAGCTTTTTGAAGTTTTACCAATATTTCAAACAGCAGCCGGCGATTTATATTTATTACCTTGGTCTTTTTTATATCGTGGAAAAATTGCTGACTTTGAGCATCGATTAGAAAAAGAAGCTCAAAAAATTATATGGGATGATCTGCCAAGCCTTGTAGATTTTATGTACATTGCAACTCATGGAAAATACGCTGAAGATGGACGACTCCAGGCGATGCTAGAGTTGCTTAAAATTCCATATCTTGGCTCAAAAGTTTTTGGTAGCTCTCTTGGCATGAATAAACTTTTACATAATCATTTTTTACATTTTCAAGGGATTGAAACTCCAAAATGTTTTGGTTTAACGGTTCATGAAGTAAAATTATATGACGTAATTCAAATTCAAAAAAAGTTCGAAGAAAAAAATATAACATTTCCTGTAGTTGTTAAGCCTCAAAACGAAGGCTCAAGTTTTGGTGTTTTTGTGGTGCATGGGCCAGAAAAGCTACAAGAGTTTATAACAAAAGCATGCTTTATCAGTGGATCTGTCGGTCAAGGAGTTTTGATTGAAGAAAAAATTGTTGGAATGGAATTTACGTGCATTATTTTAACTGATTATATCAATAATCAGTTTTTGCCTTTGCCGCCAACAGAAATTTTACTCCAAAAGGGCGCTGAAATTTTTGATTACCAACAAAAATATATGCCTGGTGCAGCCAATGAAAGAACACCAGCTTCATGCAGTGCGCAAGATCTACAATTGATTCAAGATACTTGCGTAAAAGCTATGCAGGCGCTGCAATTTACTAACATGGCACGCATTGATGGATTTTTAACGGCAGATAAACGTGTGATTATAATTGATAGTAATCCTTTATCTGGCATGGGACCTGCTACGTTTTTATTCCGACAAGCTGCCGAAGTAGGCATAGGGCACGGCCAGCTTATCAATCACCTTATTAAAACAGAATTGAAAAGTTATAACATGGAAAAACAAGTGAAAAAACAAGTTGAATCCAAAAAAATTCGTGTAGCTGTTTTGCTTGGCGGTCCGAGCAATGAAAAAGAAACTTCTTTTAATTCAGGACGTAACGTTTGTTATAAATTATCTCCAGAAAAATATGATGTCACGCCAGTGTTTGTAGATAATAATATGAAGCTTCATATATTGGACAATCGTTTGCTTGTTCATACATCGACCCGAGAAGTTCAAGCAAACATTGCGCAAGCAAAGGCAATTTCTTGGTCTGATTTAAAAAACATTACTGATTTTGTATTTATTGCATTGCATGGTGGTCCAGGTGAAAATGGTATAGTTCAAGGAACGCTTGAAATGCTAGGTTTGCCATACAATGGCCCATCAGTTTTTGCGAGTGCTTTATGCATGGATAAATATAAAACGGGACAATTTCTGCGAGCTCAAGGTTTTCAAGTGCCACAATCACTGCTTCTTTCAAAAGAAGAGTGGCAACAAAAAAACATGGAAAGTGTGAACGCGTTTACCGAAAATGTTGGATTTCCGTGCATTGTTAAGCCTCATGATGATGGATGCAGCGTGATGGTGTTTTCTCCAAAAAATGAGCAAGAACTGCAAGAGGCATTACAAGCTATTTTTATGCAAAAACAGTCGGTACTGTTAGAAGAGCGAATTTTTGGCATGGAATTAACGGTTGGAGTAGTTGGAAATGAAAATCCACGAGCTCTTGCGCCAAGTGAGTCTGTTGCTAAAGCTGGTATTTTAAGCAGTGAAGAAAAATTTTTACCAGGAGCAGGAGAAAATCAAACTCCAGCTCGGCTTTCTCCAGAAGATATTGCACTGGTTCAAAAAACAGTTAAAGATGCTTATGTGGCTATGACATGCGCTGGCTATTCTCGCATTGACTGTTTTTTCCAAACAGCAGAGCAGTCACCAACGGGTAAAAAGCGAGTTGTGATTTTAGAATGTAACACGCTTCCTGCACTAACACCCGCAACATGCTTGTTTCATCAAGCGGCAGAAGAAGGGTTGCGCCCAATGGATTTACTTGATGAAATAGTTCAGCTTGGATTTCAAGCGCACCAACAAGATGAAGTTGTCAGCGTCGATCAAATTTTACAGAGCCATAAGCAGCTTTAA
- the priA gene encoding primosomal protein N' encodes MIIHVRLLHYASKFFTYSVPHELQHQISPGVLVKAPLGNRIIPAVVSQVADPAQKYTFTIKPIHSIYPFPKDTLYASFIETIGNYSQTDSLYFLQRLQQFLSEKQQITDIVVPLESVTHAEQVSFTSEQEDAYSKIAPYVLDKKHQTFLLHGVTGSGKTEIYKRLAQDAIKQGKAVILLLPEVALALRFERIFASYFAQTPVIGFHSAAPTGQKRLLWQCLLEQKPIIIIGVHMPILLPIAHLGLIIVDEEHDHGYQEKKHPKIHSRDMAILKAAMYGVPVVLGSATPSLQSLWNVKKRGWTLLTMLNRFSGNFPKIQFASLKTKKKRKHFWITDELHKAMQDRLEKKEQTIIFLNRRGYSFFVQCPCSFVFSCGQCSVSLTLHQDDSLLCHYCGYRSFIPTICPTCGVSHEEFLKKGIGTQQVVSILQKLFPQARIERADLDTTVKKRSWANTVEEMQEGAIDILVGTQSITKGYHFAGVTLVGVLWADLNLHFPVYNAAETALQQLIQVAGRAGRQSQESTVIIQAFDEHKIFGFVDETKYQAFYDQEIQNRVDAQYPPYKHIAEIELKGSDQKIVEQDAKRFAVMLRQCAEQQGFDVQILGPIPAMIYKIKTVYSQKLFLKSFSRSSMIELFSDLKNYKMKSAVYFTIDPV; translated from the coding sequence ATGATTATACATGTCCGTTTGTTGCACTATGCATCAAAATTTTTTACATACAGTGTGCCCCATGAATTGCAGCATCAAATTTCTCCAGGAGTACTCGTCAAAGCTCCACTTGGCAATCGTATTATTCCTGCAGTCGTATCCCAAGTTGCTGACCCAGCACAAAAATATACCTTTACTATTAAGCCAATTCACTCGATTTATCCTTTTCCAAAAGATACTTTGTACGCTTCATTTATTGAAACGATTGGCAACTACTCTCAAACAGATTCTTTATATTTTCTGCAGCGCTTGCAGCAATTTTTATCAGAAAAGCAGCAAATAACAGATATTGTAGTACCTCTTGAGTCTGTAACTCACGCAGAGCAAGTTTCTTTTACCAGTGAGCAAGAAGATGCTTACAGCAAAATTGCTCCTTATGTTTTAGATAAAAAACATCAAACGTTTTTACTTCATGGAGTTACTGGTTCTGGAAAAACAGAAATTTATAAAAGGCTTGCGCAGGATGCTATAAAGCAGGGTAAAGCAGTGATCTTGCTTTTACCAGAAGTTGCTTTAGCTTTGCGCTTCGAAAGAATATTTGCTTCATATTTTGCTCAAACTCCCGTCATAGGATTTCATTCTGCTGCACCTACAGGGCAAAAACGACTGCTTTGGCAATGTCTGCTTGAACAAAAGCCGATTATTATCATAGGTGTTCATATGCCTATTTTGTTACCTATAGCTCATTTAGGATTAATCATTGTTGATGAAGAGCATGACCATGGGTATCAAGAAAAGAAACATCCAAAAATTCATTCTCGCGACATGGCAATCTTAAAAGCTGCAATGTATGGAGTACCTGTTGTTCTCGGTTCTGCTACGCCATCACTTCAATCTTTATGGAACGTTAAAAAGCGTGGATGGACTTTGCTGACCATGCTTAACCGATTTTCAGGTAACTTCCCTAAAATTCAGTTTGCTTCTTTGAAAACGAAAAAGAAACGAAAACATTTTTGGATTACAGATGAACTACACAAAGCAATGCAAGATCGCCTGGAAAAAAAAGAGCAGACCATTATTTTTTTAAATCGTCGTGGATATAGTTTTTTTGTACAATGTCCCTGCAGTTTTGTGTTTTCATGCGGTCAGTGCTCAGTAAGCTTGACGTTGCACCAAGATGATTCATTGTTGTGTCACTATTGTGGATACAGATCTTTTATTCCCACAATATGTCCTACGTGTGGCGTGAGTCATGAAGAATTTTTAAAAAAAGGTATTGGTACGCAACAAGTTGTCTCAATTTTGCAAAAATTATTTCCTCAAGCTCGCATTGAGCGTGCAGATTTAGATACAACGGTGAAAAAAAGAAGTTGGGCAAATACTGTTGAAGAAATGCAAGAAGGGGCTATTGATATTTTGGTGGGAACACAGTCGATTACCAAGGGGTATCATTTTGCAGGCGTTACGTTAGTTGGAGTTTTGTGGGCTGACTTGAACCTGCATTTTCCCGTGTATAACGCTGCAGAAACTGCTTTGCAACAACTAATTCAAGTTGCAGGACGTGCTGGTCGACAGTCGCAGGAAAGTACGGTGATTATTCAAGCGTTTGATGAGCATAAGATTTTTGGATTTGTGGATGAAACTAAGTATCAAGCTTTTTACGATCAAGAAATTCAAAATCGAGTTGATGCGCAGTATCCTCCTTACAAACACATTGCTGAAATTGAATTAAAAGGTTCTGATCAAAAAATAGTTGAACAAGATGCAAAAAGATTTGCAGTTATGCTTCGTCAATGCGCAGAGCAACAAGGATTTGATGTGCAGATTTTAGGACCAATTCCAGCTATGATTTATAAGATTAAAACTGTGTACAGCCAAAAGCTATTTCTAAAATCTTTTTCTAGAAGCTCTATGATAGAACTTTTTTCAGATCTTAAAAACTATAAAATGAAATCAGCTGTTTATTTTACGATTGACCCTGTTTAG
- a CDS encoding amino acid carrier protein codes for MITLKTIIHAIDVPLACIFLSSGIILSFITKFPQLRKFKQFLHIIQLKKSQHSTQNTLSPMQALYTAMSTSLGMGNILTPPIAIAIGGPGALFWMAIYAFFGSVTKFTEVTFAVKYKRYAKDGSIIGGPTGYLYQVHPFLASWYGTLSIFLFSSWSALQSKALAATYAYHGVPEPVTGLIIAIFVLFMLISGTKTIGFFASKAVPLMYTTYLFSSFFIIFANIPALKSAIISIFTHAFCPTAAVGGFLGSTALMGLRQGIFKGAFTTEAGVGTAAIPHAYSDTDSATNQGILGMYSIFMNTFLSIISGLVTLVTGVWTMGKVSNDLAMHAFKIALPIFGTFALTTTVTICIIGATLGNSFNGSKCFGFLTNNRWLTIYYGFVCFFIFLGAIVDTPMLWDIADLILPLIVLPNIAGLFILTLRHRKELSA; via the coding sequence ATGATCACACTGAAAACAATTATTCATGCGATAGATGTTCCCCTTGCGTGTATATTTTTAAGCTCAGGAATCATTTTATCTTTCATAACTAAATTTCCACAGCTCAGAAAATTCAAACAGTTTTTACACATCATCCAATTAAAAAAATCACAACATTCAACACAAAACACCTTGAGTCCAATGCAGGCTTTGTACACTGCAATGTCAACTAGCCTTGGCATGGGTAATATTTTAACCCCACCTATTGCGATTGCCATTGGTGGTCCGGGTGCTCTTTTTTGGATGGCAATTTATGCTTTTTTTGGATCGGTTACGAAGTTTACTGAAGTTACCTTTGCGGTAAAGTATAAACGTTACGCTAAGGATGGATCTATCATTGGTGGGCCGACTGGATATCTGTATCAAGTACATCCGTTTCTTGCAAGCTGGTATGGAACCTTAAGCATTTTTCTCTTTTCATCTTGGTCAGCACTGCAGTCAAAAGCACTGGCTGCCACGTACGCTTACCACGGAGTTCCTGAACCAGTCACCGGACTGATCATTGCCATATTTGTTTTATTCATGTTGATTAGTGGCACAAAAACGATCGGTTTTTTTGCTTCAAAAGCCGTACCTTTAATGTACACGACCTATTTGTTCTCATCTTTTTTTATTATTTTTGCAAATATCCCAGCACTCAAAAGCGCTATCATTTCAATTTTTACTCATGCATTTTGCCCGACTGCAGCCGTTGGTGGATTTCTAGGATCAACAGCTCTTATGGGACTTCGTCAGGGAATTTTTAAAGGTGCATTTACGACTGAGGCCGGTGTAGGAACCGCAGCAATTCCCCATGCATACTCAGACACTGACAGCGCTACCAATCAAGGAATTTTGGGAATGTATTCAATTTTTATGAATACCTTTCTATCTATAATTTCAGGACTTGTCACTCTTGTCACTGGAGTATGGACTATGGGAAAAGTCTCTAATGACTTAGCTATGCATGCTTTTAAAATTGCACTTCCAATTTTTGGTACCTTTGCCTTGACTACAACAGTTACCATATGCATTATTGGTGCAACACTCGGTAATAGCTTTAACGGAAGTAAATGTTTTGGATTTTTAACCAACAATCGTTGGTTAACTATTTATTACGGCTTTGTCTGTTTCTTTATTTTCCTTGGAGCAATCGTTGACACTCCAATGCTTTGGGATATTGCTGATTTAATTTTACCGCTTATAGTTTTGCCAAACATTGCAGGACTTTTTATTTTAACGCTGCGACACAGAAAAGAATTGTCAGCTTAA
- a CDS encoding endonuclease/exonuclease/phosphatase family protein, which yields MKKSFFIMSLFLGIGLFDNVYAAAKSKPMFNKPMLGKPMFSVFSWNILGPNTQDVDSFFPEKKGDYSRLNQTLKHIPNYADKASFMPSILSFQEVDQISRKKLGNALKAKGYVEVAYQPKGRNGGTVLYVKQSDFKVIKRGGIDLGDGGSAALGLLQSKKTNTKILASSLHLSRGDDSRTDNIQKGERQLTKLQAASQKILAGENSKKVHKIFAGDFNTNAQEMKTSSLGFLQRIDNDFKKYFDIFAGATTSNDVSGQRKGIDHIVSSDNLLKVCQFSKIIGNNPGKRIHDQVPSDHAVLYAVFQDQ from the coding sequence GTGAAGAAATCATTTTTTATCATGAGTTTGTTTTTGGGCATCGGACTTTTTGACAATGTCTATGCTGCGGCAAAAAGCAAACCCATGTTTAACAAGCCAATGCTTGGCAAACCAATGTTTTCTGTGTTCAGCTGGAATATTTTAGGACCAAACACACAAGACGTAGATAGTTTTTTTCCTGAAAAAAAAGGTGACTATAGTAGATTAAATCAAACTTTAAAACACATACCAAATTATGCAGACAAAGCATCATTTATGCCGTCAATATTATCATTTCAGGAAGTTGACCAAATATCTCGAAAAAAATTAGGTAACGCACTTAAAGCAAAAGGCTATGTTGAAGTTGCATACCAACCAAAAGGTCGGAACGGTGGAACAGTTTTGTATGTTAAGCAATCAGACTTTAAAGTAATTAAAAGAGGTGGTATTGATTTGGGCGATGGCGGTTCTGCTGCTTTAGGACTTTTACAATCGAAAAAAACTAACACAAAAATACTAGCAAGCTCTCTGCACCTGAGCAGAGGAGATGATAGTCGAACAGACAATATACAAAAAGGCGAGCGTCAGCTTACAAAGCTGCAAGCAGCTTCCCAAAAAATACTGGCTGGAGAAAATTCTAAAAAAGTTCATAAAATTTTTGCTGGCGACTTCAATACCAATGCTCAAGAAATGAAAACTAGCTCATTAGGATTCCTACAAAGAATTGATAACGATTTCAAAAAATATTTTGATATTTTTGCTGGAGCTACAACTTCAAACGATGTATCGGGCCAGCGTAAAGGTATCGACCATATTGTGTCGTCAGACAACCTGCTCAAAGTTTGTCAGTTCTCTAAGATCATAGGAAATAACCCCGGAAAAAGAATTCATGATCAGGTGCCATCAGATCATGCAGTGCTTTATGCTGTATTCCAAGACCAATAA
- the orn gene encoding oligoribonuclease has translation MKKSNNYLVWIDLEMTGLDYNNDVILEIATIITDNDLNVIATGPDLVIKQSNEVLERMNAWCVEQHGKTGLTQKVKDSTITLEQAEEETLNFLEMYCEKGSSPLCGNTVWFDKIFLKKEMPLLVDFLHYRVVDVTAFKIMLSRWAGKKIEYKKVNSHRALDDIKESIEELKFYRANFITIPEILPKQGQS, from the coding sequence ATGAAAAAAAGTAATAATTATTTGGTATGGATTGACCTTGAAATGACAGGTCTCGATTATAACAATGATGTTATTTTAGAAATCGCAACCATTATCACAGACAATGACCTTAACGTTATTGCAACTGGTCCAGATTTAGTTATCAAACAATCTAATGAGGTTTTAGAGCGTATGAATGCTTGGTGTGTTGAGCAACATGGTAAAACTGGACTCACTCAAAAAGTTAAAGATTCTACTATCACTCTTGAGCAAGCAGAAGAAGAAACTTTAAATTTTTTAGAAATGTATTGTGAAAAAGGCTCTTCTCCTCTTTGTGGTAACACCGTATGGTTTGATAAAATTTTTCTAAAAAAGGAAATGCCTCTTCTTGTTGATTTTTTACATTATCGCGTTGTCGACGTTACAGCATTTAAAATTATGCTGAGCAGATGGGCTGGGAAAAAGATTGAATACAAAAAAGTAAATTCTCATAGAGCTTTAGATGACATTAAAGAATCGATTGAAGAATTAAAATTCTATCGCGCAAATTTTATTACTATCCCTGAAATCTTACCTAAACAGGGTCAATCGTAA
- a CDS encoding YifB family Mg chelatase-like AAA ATPase, whose translation MHTKIFSATTIGVNAHQVDVEVDLAFGLINFFIVGLPDVAIKESRQRVLTAVKNSGFRMPEKKITVNLAPANLKKEGTLFDLPIALGILKAGNMIQLSQSFLQETIIIGELSLDGKINPIQGALSIACDAKRLGKKRLILPKENAAEAGLIDGVDVIGVSSLVDLIHYINGESNITPTKTNVSEFINSQKTTELDFADVKGQAWAKRALQIAAAGRHNVIFSGPPGSGKTMLAKRLLTIMPDMTFDEIIDTTKVYSISGKLGNKSLVVQRPFRSPHHSVSQAGLIGGGTFPKPGEVSLAHHGILFLDELTEFKRDVLEALRQPLENRVADIARVQQSVQYPASFLLVAALNPCPCGYLGDTTKICTCSQAQIQKYQDKLSGPLLDRIDIRVSVQAVSYQDATRDNRADEISSEFLKIGVKKALDVQQQRFGVEGKANGMMTAQEVKTYCVLTPEAEIIMQKAFAKLNLSMRSYHKTLKIARTIADVDGSEKIDSKHIQEAIMYKS comes from the coding sequence ATGCATACAAAAATTTTTTCAGCAACCACCATAGGAGTCAATGCTCATCAAGTTGACGTTGAAGTTGACTTAGCATTTGGACTTATCAATTTTTTCATTGTCGGGTTACCCGATGTTGCCATTAAAGAAAGTCGACAACGAGTACTCACTGCTGTGAAAAATTCCGGTTTTCGAATGCCAGAAAAAAAGATTACGGTTAATTTAGCTCCTGCAAATTTAAAAAAAGAAGGAACTCTTTTTGATCTTCCTATCGCACTCGGAATTTTAAAAGCAGGAAACATGATTCAGCTATCGCAATCATTTTTACAAGAAACAATTATTATTGGTGAGCTATCACTTGATGGTAAAATTAATCCAATTCAAGGTGCGCTTTCAATTGCATGCGACGCAAAACGTTTAGGAAAAAAACGTCTTATTTTGCCTAAAGAAAATGCAGCAGAGGCTGGACTTATTGATGGCGTAGATGTTATCGGCGTAAGCAGCTTGGTCGATTTAATTCATTATATAAACGGTGAATCAAATATAACACCTACTAAAACAAACGTTTCTGAATTTATTAATTCTCAAAAAACAACAGAGCTCGATTTTGCTGATGTAAAAGGGCAAGCTTGGGCTAAGCGTGCATTACAAATTGCAGCAGCAGGGCGGCACAATGTGATATTTTCTGGTCCACCTGGATCTGGAAAAACAATGCTTGCTAAGCGGCTGCTCACTATCATGCCAGATATGACCTTTGATGAAATTATTGATACAACCAAAGTTTATTCAATTAGCGGAAAGCTTGGAAATAAATCATTAGTTGTTCAGCGACCTTTTCGAAGTCCGCATCATTCAGTTTCTCAGGCGGGACTTATCGGCGGTGGAACTTTTCCAAAGCCAGGTGAAGTGAGCCTTGCTCATCATGGAATTTTATTTTTAGATGAGCTGACAGAATTTAAGCGCGATGTGCTTGAAGCGCTTCGTCAACCGCTTGAAAACCGTGTTGCAGATATCGCTCGTGTGCAACAATCAGTGCAGTATCCTGCATCGTTTTTACTCGTTGCAGCGCTAAACCCATGTCCGTGTGGTTACTTGGGTGACACAACAAAAATATGTACTTGCTCACAAGCCCAAATACAAAAATATCAAGATAAACTTTCTGGTCCACTGCTTGATCGAATTGACATTCGAGTGTCAGTGCAAGCGGTAAGCTATCAAGACGCAACTCGTGATAACAGAGCTGATGAAATCAGTTCTGAATTTTTAAAAATTGGCGTTAAAAAAGCTCTTGATGTTCAGCAGCAACGCTTTGGAGTTGAAGGTAAAGCAAACGGTATGATGACAGCACAAGAAGTTAAAACTTATTGTGTGCTAACACCTGAAGCAGAAATTATTATGCAAAAAGCTTTTGCAAAGTTGAATTTGAGCATGCGCAGTTATCACAAAACTTTAAAAATTGCCCGAACCATTGCTGATGTGGACGGCTCTGAAAAAATCGACAGCAAACACATTCAAGAAGCGATTATGTACAAATCCTAG
- the ruvA gene encoding Holliday junction branch migration protein RuvA translates to MIGSISGIITSIQENKIIVQQSGIGFELFCPEAKTLTIKQEVALHTYMHWSAENGPSLFGFTQQLQKDVFLLIIGCSGIGPKLGLSILEQVNPSIFLEMISQENMSGLNAIKGLGAKKAEQLCIHLREKAPKLIKVHPHLATQTSLSAWGDLHDTLASLNYSPLEIKQAMSMLKESITDQAPAFDLLLRKALTILAKK, encoded by the coding sequence ATGATTGGATCAATCTCTGGGATCATAACAAGCATTCAAGAAAATAAAATAATTGTACAACAATCAGGCATAGGCTTTGAATTATTTTGTCCTGAGGCAAAAACTTTAACCATAAAACAAGAAGTTGCACTGCATACCTACATGCATTGGTCTGCTGAAAACGGACCTAGCTTGTTTGGATTTACTCAACAGCTTCAAAAAGACGTTTTTTTGCTTATCATCGGTTGCTCTGGCATCGGCCCAAAGCTTGGACTATCAATTCTTGAACAAGTTAATCCTTCGATTTTTTTAGAAATGATTTCGCAGGAAAATATGTCAGGACTCAATGCAATTAAAGGCCTTGGAGCAAAAAAAGCAGAACAGCTCTGCATTCATTTGCGAGAAAAGGCGCCAAAATTAATTAAGGTCCATCCACACCTTGCTACGCAAACGTCACTAAGTGCGTGGGGCGACCTGCACGACACGCTCGCGTCACTGAATTATTCACCTCTTGAAATCAAACAAGCAATGAGCATGCTCAAAGAAAGTATAACCGATCAAGCGCCAGCATTTGATCTACTGCTTCGCAAAGCCCTTACAATTTTAGCCAAAAAATAA